Proteins encoded within one genomic window of Cyprinus carpio isolate SPL01 chromosome A15, ASM1834038v1, whole genome shotgun sequence:
- the LOC109088485 gene encoding unconventional myosin-Ic-like isoform X3, with product MMESALTARDRVGVQDFVLLENYTSEVAFIENLRKRFKENLIYTYIGSVLVSMNPYKDLEIYTKQHMERYRGVNFYEVSPHIYAVADNAYRSMRTERRDQCILISGESGAGKTEASKKVLQYYAITCPASEHVQTVKDRLLQSNPVLEAFGNAKTLRNDNSSRFGKYMDIQFDFKGAPVGGHIINYLLEKSRVVHQSHGERNFHIFYQLIEGGEEDLLRRLGLEKNPQQYQYLVKGNCPKVSSINDRNDWKIVRKALSIIGFTDDEVEELLNIIASVLHLGNVQYGGEDSGSAYITTETQIKYLARLLGVDGTVLKEALTHKKIIAKGEELMSPLNQEQAASARDALSKAIYGRTFTWLVNKINDSLAFKDDSFNSKNASVIGLLDIYGFEVFQNNSFEQFCINYCNEKLQQLFIELTLKSEQEEYEAEGITWEPVQYFNNKIICDLVEEKFKGIISILDEECLRPGDASDITFLEKLEDTVGGHAHFLTHKLADGKTRKVMGREEFRLIHYAGEVNYNVNGFLDKNNDLLFRNLKEAMCMSENKILTQCFDREELTDKKRPETAATQFKNSLAKLMEILMSKEPSYVRCIKPNDAKQAGRFDEVLIRHQVKYLGLMENLRVRRAGFAYRRRYETFLQRYKSLCPDTWPNWDGRLVDGVSTLVKHLGYKPEEYKLGRTKIFIRFPKTLFATEDALEVRKHSLATQLQSSWKGYSQKTKYRKMRQSAIKIQAWWRGILACRKAKRRREAANTIRRFIKGFIYRHQPRCPENEYFLDYVRYSFLMKLHRSLPKTVLDKSWPTPPPALVEASEQLRKLCMQNMVWKYCKNINPEWKHQLEQKMVASEIFKDKKDNYPQSVPKLFVDTRLNGEDINPKLQQALGNEKMKYAVPVTKYDRNGYKARNRQLLLMANSAIIVEEGKLKQCIDYSSLKGISVSSLSDGMFVLHVTCEDNKQKGDVVLQCEHVIETLTKVAICADKMNSININQGSIKFNVAQGKEGIIDFTSGSELLIAKAKNGHLSVTAPRLNSR from the exons GTCAATTTCTATGAAGTCTCACCTCACAT TTATGCCGTGGCTGATAATGCGTATCGCTCCATGCGGACTGAGAGACGGGACCAGTGCATCCTCATCTCAGGTGAGAGTGGTGCTGGCAAGACTGAAGCCTCTAAAAAGGTTCTGCAGTACTACGCTATCACCTGCCCGGCCAGTGAGCACGTGCAGACTGTCAAAGATCGCCTGCTACAATCCAACCCTGTGCTGGAG gcCTTTGGAAATGCCAAAACTTTACGAAATGACAATTCCAGTCGCTTTGGGAAATACATGGACATTCAGTTCGACTTCAAG GGTGCTCCAGTAGGAGGTCACATCATTAACTACCTGTTGGAGAAATCACGTGTCGTGCACCAGAGCCACGGCGAGAGGAACTTTCACATCTTTTATCAGCTTATCGAGGGAGGAGAGGAGGATCTGCTGAGGAGGCTGGGCCTGGAGAAGAACCCCCAACAGTACCAGTATCTGGTGAAG ggtaacTGTCCCAAAGTGAGCTCCATAAATGACCGCAACGACTGGAAGATAGTGAGGAAAGCCCTGAGCATCATTGGCTTCACTGATGATGAAGTAGAG GAGCTTTTAAACATTATTGCCAGTGTACTACACTTGGGGAATGTTCAGTATGGAGGAGAGGACAGTGGCAGTGCCTACATCACTACAGAGACACAGATTAAATACTTAGCCAGG TTGTTAGGTGTGGACGGCACTGTTCTTAAGGAGGCTCTAACACATAAAAAGATCATTGCCAAAGGAGAAGAG CTGATGAGTCCTTTAAATCAAGAGCAGGCTGCTTCAGCACGGGATGCCTTATCTAAAGCCATATACGGTCGTACGTTTACTTGGCTGGTCAACAAAATTAACGACTCTTTGGCCTTCAAG GATGATTCATTCAACAGTAAGAACGCTTCTGTCATTGGTCTGCTGGACATCTATGGTTTTGAGGTCTTTCAGAACAACAG ttttgaGCAGTTTTGTATCAACTATTGTAATGAGAAGCTGCAGCAGCTCTTCATTGAACTGACTCTGAAGTCGGAGCAGGAGGAATATGAAGCCGAGGGAATTACG TGGGAGCCTGTGCAATATTTTAACAACAAGATCATTTGTGATCTTGTGGAGGAAAAGTTTAAAGGAATCATTTCCATCTTG GATGAAGAGTGTCTCCGGCCTGGAGATGCCAGTGACATCACCTTCCTGGAGAAGCTTGAGGACACTGTCGGTGGCCACGCACACTTCCTAAC TCACAAGCTGGCTGATGGAAAAACCCGTAAAGTGATGGGTCGGGAGGAGTTCAGATTGATCCATTACGCAGGAGAAGTCAACTACAATGTGAACG GCTTCCTGGACAAGAACAATGATCTCCTTTTCAGAAACCTGAAGGAG GCCATGTGTATGTCTGAAAATAAAATCCTCACTCAGTGTTTTGACCGAGAAGAACTCACAGACAAGAAACGCCCAGAGACG GCAGCAACCCAGTTCAAGAACAGCCTGGCGAAATTGATGGAAATCCTGATGTCTAAGGAACCGTCTTACGTGCGCTGCATCAAGCCTAATGATGCCAAGCAAGCAG GGCGTTTTGATGAAGTCCTCATCAGGCACCAAGTAAAATATCTTGGTCTGATGGAAAACCTTCGGGTGAGGAGAGCTGGCTTTGCATATCGTCGTCGCTACGAGACCTTCCTGCAGAG GTATAAATCCCTGTGTCCAGACACCTGGCCAAACTGGGATGGCCGTCTGGTCGATGGAGTGTCCACACTAGTCAAGCACCTCGGCTACAAACCTGAGGAGTACAAACTCGGCCG GACCAAAATCTTCATCCGCTTCCCCAAAACCTTGTTTGCAACCGAAGATGCACTTGAAGTCAGAAAACACAGCCTTG CTACCCAACTGCAGTCATCCTGGAAAGGCTACAGTCAAAAAACCAAATACCGTAAAATGCGACAATCAGCTATCAAGATCCAAGCCTGGTGGAGAGGTATTCTGGCCTGCAGGAAAGCAAAGCGTAGGAGAGAGGCTGCCAACACCATACGCAG GTTCATCAAAGGCTTCATCTACCGCCACCAGCCACGTTGCCCAGAGAATGAATACTTCCTGGATTACGTTCGCTACTCATTCCTAATGAAGTTGCACAGGAGCCTGCCCAAAACTGTTTTAGATAAGAGCTGGCCAACGCCACCTCCCGCCCTCGTAGAG GCTTCAGAGCAACTCCGCAAACTCTGCATGCAGAACATGGTGTGGAAGTACTGCAAGAATATCAACCCGGAATGGAAACACCAG TTGGAGCAGAAGATGGTTGCAAGTGAAATCTTTAAGGACAAGAAGGACAACTACCCACAAAGCGTCCCAAAACTTTTTGTGGACACAAGGCTCA ATGGCGAGGACATCAACCCTAAATTGCAACAGGCTCTGGGGAATGAGAAGATGAAG TATGCTGTTCCAGTGACCAAATATGATAGAAACGGATACAAAGCACGCAACCGACAACTCCTGCTCATGGCAAACAGTGCCATCATTGTGGAGGAGGGCAAGCTGAAACAGTGTATCGACTACAGCTCACTAAAAG GGATTTCTGTCAGCTCTCTGAGTGACGGCATGTTTGTTCTCCATGTTACTTGTGAAGACAATAAGCAGAAA GGGGACGTGGTGCTTCAGTGTGAGCATGTCATTGAGACGTTAACCAAAGTGGCCATCTGCGCTGACAAGATGAACAGCATTAACATTAACCAGGGAAG TATAAAGTTCAATGTGGCACAAGGAAAAGAAGGGATCATAGATTTTACATCTGGCTCAGAGTTGCTGATAGCCAAGGCTAAGAATGGACACCTTTCTGTG ACTGCCCCTCGCCTCAACTCAAGATGA
- the LOC109088508 gene encoding protein NLRC3-like: MDVGPCSAEIQQRRVELVENYSEHLTRLLDVLFNVGAVTEEDLSLVRGSAVLGERECMRALLDVLHGRGEESCRAFLYILPSVQDETTKLGQANRQEHLRKHKDILARQHGLVDYLSIREQTLGQDQTGCWTDITFSRQAGYASSSQCRHESAGVGDAFRTHADEICIFKDVYENLLCSPASGVNMLSGVAGSGKTTVVRRLVREWAAETKSSKIILSLSFRELNLITQEQSLQDLLSDHYIHLKPFLHELLNSNPTQFLLILDGLDEFCYPLNFEHTPKCSDPERVQPIQSIVVNLIKGNLLPGVSIFLTSRPHAVSKVPPVLVSLFYSLLGFSVAQQKQYFEQNCSSPEAAEAVWASVSSHKPLLLMCHIPAFCWIVSTALHDGGSCLCPDSVSAKPGDKEGLGETNQPNSSFGSSEEDSKPVTISEIYCCFIKSVLLFHVQGRSEGSHHTRLQHAPHVLSEMQPILKSLGAMAFKGLLERRFIFESTDLNSFNLDSTKLLQVFLSEILKEDRASLTFEKGFHFIHTSVQEFLAALYYVLQSLSGSDPFAGLKPSTGRYLQSAFKQMASAVNKFSRPQRLFRRRIKKALRCGERHQSGHMDLFCRFVCGLLVPRTRLILNGFFPDGPKMHLLRSQPSPDPTPPFLLHLLHSQLQSSTLSPERQVNVCHCLYEAQDPGLSQRLQSWMKVLSQQTSDQSDSVNRDWSELAFLLQLSPDLQVLNLDAQGLDAQGLFQLLPVLPLFSTLSLGQNPLGPEGASVLSLVLRNPDCRIQRLWVVATGLGCEGLKILVEALKENHTVTDLRMAINKIGDVGAGYLAELLRTNRTLTDIRLRDNLVTDKGAEVLMAALKENTTLEYLWLFDNKFTKEGVKKLKEFAKTRPNLDIKVAI, encoded by the exons ATGGATGTTGGACCCTGCAGCGCAGAGATTCAACAGCGTCGCGTGGAGCTGGTGGAGAACTACAGCGAACACCTGACACGCCTTCTAGACGTGCTGTTTAATGTGGGGGCAGTGACCGAGGAGGACCTCAGTCTTGTTAGAGGTTCGGCTGTTCTGGGTGAGCGAGAATGTATGAGAGCTCTGCTGGATGTGCTTCATGGGAGAGGAGAAGAATCGTGCAGGGCTTTTCTTTACATACTACCAAGTGTTCAAGATGAGACCACCAAACTAGGACAGGCCAACAGGCAAGAGCATCTCAGAAAACACAAGGACATATTGGCCAGACAGCATGGCCTCGTGGACTATCTCAGCATCCGAGAACAGACTTTGGGGCAGGATCAGACCGGGTGCTGGACTGATATCACCTTCTCGAGACAAGCTGGTTATGCATCGTCTTCTCAATGCCGACATGAGTCAGCAGGAGTTGGGGATGCTTTCAGGACACATGCGGATGAGATCTGCATTTTCAAGGACGTGTATGAGAATCTGCTGTGCAGCCCAGCGAGTGGTGTGAACATGCTATCAGGAGTTGCCGGAAGTGGGAAAACCACGGTTGTGAGACGCCTGGTGCGAGAGTGGGCTGCAGAAACCAAATCATCTAAGATTATCCTATCACTGTCCTTTCGTGAGCTGAACCTCATAACTCAAGAGCAGAGCTTGCAGGACCTGCTCTCGGATCACTACATCCATCTGAAACCTTTCCTGCATGAGTTACTGAACTCAAACCCAACCCAGTTTTTACTCATCTTAGATGGTCTGGATGAGTTCTGCTACCCTCTTAATTTTGAACACACTCCCAAGTGTTCAGATCCTGAGCGGGTGCAGCCTATACAATCCATTGTGGTGAACTTAATCAAAGGAAATCTGCTTCCCGGAGTGTCCATTTTCCTAACTTCCAGACCTCATGCGGTCTCCAAAGTTCCTCCAGTTCTGGTCAGCCTGTTTTACAGTCTGCTCGGTTTCTCTGTAGCTCAGCAGAAGCAGTACTTTGAGCAGAACTGCAGTTCTCCTGAGGCTGCCGAGGCAGTGTGGGCTTCGGTGTCGTCCCATAAGCCCCTTCTCCTCATGTGCCACATTCCCGCATTCTGTTGGATCGTGTCCACTGCCTTGCATGACGGCGGCTCCTGCCTTTGTCCTGATTCTGTAAGTGCCAAGCCAGGAGATAAAGAAGGCCTTGGggaaaccaaccaaccaaactcTTCATTTGGATCTTCTGAGGAGGACTCAAAACCAGTCACCATCTCTGAAATCTACTGCTGCTTTATTAAATCCGTCTTGCTATTCCATGTGCAAGGGCGTAGCGAGGGCTCCCATCACACCAGGCTTCAGCACGCCCCTCACGTCCTTAGTGAAATGCAGCCTATACTCAAAAGCCTGGGAGCTATGGCCTTCAAAGGCCTCCTGGAGAGACGGTTCATCTTTGAAAGCACGGATTTGAACTCTTTTAATCTGGATAGCACCAAACTCTTACAGGTGTTCCTCTCTGAGATACTTAAAGAGGATCGAGCTTCTCTCACCTTTGAAAAGGGCTTTCATTTTATCCACACTAGCGTGCAGGAGTTTCTTGCTGCCCTGTACTATGTTCTCCAGTCACTCTCAGGATCAGATCCATTTGCAGGCCTAAAACCAAGCACAGGCCGCTACCTTCAATCTGCATTTAAGCAAATGGCATCAGCTGTTAACAAATTCAGCAGACCACAGCGTCTCTTCCGCAGACGTATTAAGAAGGCCCTTCGCTGTGGTGAACGACATCAGTCTGGACACATGGATCTTTTCTGCAG GTTTGTATGTGGCCTGCTGGTTCCTAGAACACGTCTCATCCTAAATGGATTTTTCCCTGATGGGCCCAAGATGCATCTGCTCCGTTCCCAGCCCTCTCCAGACCCGACTCCACCTTTCCTTCTCCATCTGTTACACTCCCAACTCCAGAGCTCCACCCTCAGCCCGGAGAGGCAGGTCAATGTTTGTCACTGTCTATATGAGGCCCAGGACCCAGGTTTGTCACAGAGGCTACAGAGTTGGATGAAAGTTCTTTCACAGCAGACCTCAGATCAGTCCGATTCGGTAAACAGGGACTGGAGCGAGCTGGCTTTCCTGTTACAGCTCAGTCCAGATCTGCAGGTTTTAAATTTAGATGCTCAGGGACTCGATGCTCAAGgactcttccagctcctaccagtCCTTCCTCTCTTCTCAACACTCAG CCTGGGCCAGAATCCACTTGGTCCAGAGGGAGCATCTGTGTTATCCCTTGTTCTGAGAAACCCAGATTGTCGCATTCAGAGGCTGTg GGTGGTTGCGACAGGGCTTGGTTGTGAAGGCCTGAAGATCCTTGTAGAAGCACTGAAAGAAAACCATACTGTGACTGATCTCAG AATGGCCATCAATAAAATTGGAGATGTTGGAGCTGGTTATCTTGCAGAATTGTTGAGGACGAATCGCACACTGACGGATATCAG ACTTCGTGACAACCTAGTGACAGACAAAGGAGCAGAAGTCCTCATGGCTGCCCTGAAAGAGAACACTACATTAGAGTATCTGTG GTTGTTTGACAACAAGTTTACCAAAGAAGGCGTCAAGAAACTGAAAGAATTTGCAAAGACCAGACCAAACCTTGACATTAAAGTTGCCATCTGA
- the LOC109088485 gene encoding unconventional myosin-Ic-like isoform X2, with the protein MKYRGMAVGSDGIRVMMESALTARDRVGVQDFVLLENYTSEVAFIENLRKRFKENLIYTYIGSVLVSMNPYKDLEIYTKQHMERYRGVNFYEVSPHIYAVADNAYRSMRTERRDQCILISGESGAGKTEASKKVLQYYAITCPASEHVQTVKDRLLQSNPVLEAFGNAKTLRNDNSSRFGKYMDIQFDFKGAPVGGHIINYLLEKSRVVHQSHGERNFHIFYQLIEGGEEDLLRRLGLEKNPQQYQYLVKGNCPKVSSINDRNDWKIVRKALSIIGFTDDEVEELLNIIASVLHLGNVQYGGEDSGSAYITTETQIKYLARLLGVDGTVLKEALTHKKIIAKGEELMSPLNQEQAASARDALSKAIYGRTFTWLVNKINDSLAFKDDSFNSKNASVIGLLDIYGFEVFQNNSFEQFCINYCNEKLQQLFIELTLKSEQEEYEAEGITWEPVQYFNNKIICDLVEEKFKGIISILDEECLRPGDASDITFLEKLEDTVGGHAHFLTHKLADGKTRKVMGREEFRLIHYAGEVNYNVNGFLDKNNDLLFRNLKEAMCMSENKILTQCFDREELTDKKRPETAATQFKNSLAKLMEILMSKEPSYVRCIKPNDAKQAGRFDEVLIRHQVKYLGLMENLRVRRAGFAYRRRYETFLQRYKSLCPDTWPNWDGRLVDGVSTLVKHLGYKPEEYKLGRTKIFIRFPKTLFATEDALEVRKHSLATQLQSSWKGYSQKTKYRKMRQSAIKIQAWWRGILACRKAKRRREAANTIRRFIKGFIYRHQPRCPENEYFLDYVRYSFLMKLHRSLPKTVLDKSWPTPPPALVEASEQLRKLCMQNMVWKYCKNINPEWKHQLEQKMVASEIFKDKKDNYPQSVPKLFVDTRLNGEDINPKLQQALGNEKMKYAVPVTKYDRNGYKARNRQLLLMANSAIIVEEGKLKQCIDYSSLKGISVSSLSDGMFVLHVTCEDNKQKGDVVLQCEHVIETLTKVAICADKMNSININQGSIKFNVAQGKEGIIDFTSGSELLIAKAKNGHLSVTAPRLNSR; encoded by the exons GTCAATTTCTATGAAGTCTCACCTCACAT TTATGCCGTGGCTGATAATGCGTATCGCTCCATGCGGACTGAGAGACGGGACCAGTGCATCCTCATCTCAGGTGAGAGTGGTGCTGGCAAGACTGAAGCCTCTAAAAAGGTTCTGCAGTACTACGCTATCACCTGCCCGGCCAGTGAGCACGTGCAGACTGTCAAAGATCGCCTGCTACAATCCAACCCTGTGCTGGAG gcCTTTGGAAATGCCAAAACTTTACGAAATGACAATTCCAGTCGCTTTGGGAAATACATGGACATTCAGTTCGACTTCAAG GGTGCTCCAGTAGGAGGTCACATCATTAACTACCTGTTGGAGAAATCACGTGTCGTGCACCAGAGCCACGGCGAGAGGAACTTTCACATCTTTTATCAGCTTATCGAGGGAGGAGAGGAGGATCTGCTGAGGAGGCTGGGCCTGGAGAAGAACCCCCAACAGTACCAGTATCTGGTGAAG ggtaacTGTCCCAAAGTGAGCTCCATAAATGACCGCAACGACTGGAAGATAGTGAGGAAAGCCCTGAGCATCATTGGCTTCACTGATGATGAAGTAGAG GAGCTTTTAAACATTATTGCCAGTGTACTACACTTGGGGAATGTTCAGTATGGAGGAGAGGACAGTGGCAGTGCCTACATCACTACAGAGACACAGATTAAATACTTAGCCAGG TTGTTAGGTGTGGACGGCACTGTTCTTAAGGAGGCTCTAACACATAAAAAGATCATTGCCAAAGGAGAAGAG CTGATGAGTCCTTTAAATCAAGAGCAGGCTGCTTCAGCACGGGATGCCTTATCTAAAGCCATATACGGTCGTACGTTTACTTGGCTGGTCAACAAAATTAACGACTCTTTGGCCTTCAAG GATGATTCATTCAACAGTAAGAACGCTTCTGTCATTGGTCTGCTGGACATCTATGGTTTTGAGGTCTTTCAGAACAACAG ttttgaGCAGTTTTGTATCAACTATTGTAATGAGAAGCTGCAGCAGCTCTTCATTGAACTGACTCTGAAGTCGGAGCAGGAGGAATATGAAGCCGAGGGAATTACG TGGGAGCCTGTGCAATATTTTAACAACAAGATCATTTGTGATCTTGTGGAGGAAAAGTTTAAAGGAATCATTTCCATCTTG GATGAAGAGTGTCTCCGGCCTGGAGATGCCAGTGACATCACCTTCCTGGAGAAGCTTGAGGACACTGTCGGTGGCCACGCACACTTCCTAAC TCACAAGCTGGCTGATGGAAAAACCCGTAAAGTGATGGGTCGGGAGGAGTTCAGATTGATCCATTACGCAGGAGAAGTCAACTACAATGTGAACG GCTTCCTGGACAAGAACAATGATCTCCTTTTCAGAAACCTGAAGGAG GCCATGTGTATGTCTGAAAATAAAATCCTCACTCAGTGTTTTGACCGAGAAGAACTCACAGACAAGAAACGCCCAGAGACG GCAGCAACCCAGTTCAAGAACAGCCTGGCGAAATTGATGGAAATCCTGATGTCTAAGGAACCGTCTTACGTGCGCTGCATCAAGCCTAATGATGCCAAGCAAGCAG GGCGTTTTGATGAAGTCCTCATCAGGCACCAAGTAAAATATCTTGGTCTGATGGAAAACCTTCGGGTGAGGAGAGCTGGCTTTGCATATCGTCGTCGCTACGAGACCTTCCTGCAGAG GTATAAATCCCTGTGTCCAGACACCTGGCCAAACTGGGATGGCCGTCTGGTCGATGGAGTGTCCACACTAGTCAAGCACCTCGGCTACAAACCTGAGGAGTACAAACTCGGCCG GACCAAAATCTTCATCCGCTTCCCCAAAACCTTGTTTGCAACCGAAGATGCACTTGAAGTCAGAAAACACAGCCTTG CTACCCAACTGCAGTCATCCTGGAAAGGCTACAGTCAAAAAACCAAATACCGTAAAATGCGACAATCAGCTATCAAGATCCAAGCCTGGTGGAGAGGTATTCTGGCCTGCAGGAAAGCAAAGCGTAGGAGAGAGGCTGCCAACACCATACGCAG GTTCATCAAAGGCTTCATCTACCGCCACCAGCCACGTTGCCCAGAGAATGAATACTTCCTGGATTACGTTCGCTACTCATTCCTAATGAAGTTGCACAGGAGCCTGCCCAAAACTGTTTTAGATAAGAGCTGGCCAACGCCACCTCCCGCCCTCGTAGAG GCTTCAGAGCAACTCCGCAAACTCTGCATGCAGAACATGGTGTGGAAGTACTGCAAGAATATCAACCCGGAATGGAAACACCAG TTGGAGCAGAAGATGGTTGCAAGTGAAATCTTTAAGGACAAGAAGGACAACTACCCACAAAGCGTCCCAAAACTTTTTGTGGACACAAGGCTCA ATGGCGAGGACATCAACCCTAAATTGCAACAGGCTCTGGGGAATGAGAAGATGAAG TATGCTGTTCCAGTGACCAAATATGATAGAAACGGATACAAAGCACGCAACCGACAACTCCTGCTCATGGCAAACAGTGCCATCATTGTGGAGGAGGGCAAGCTGAAACAGTGTATCGACTACAGCTCACTAAAAG GGATTTCTGTCAGCTCTCTGAGTGACGGCATGTTTGTTCTCCATGTTACTTGTGAAGACAATAAGCAGAAA GGGGACGTGGTGCTTCAGTGTGAGCATGTCATTGAGACGTTAACCAAAGTGGCCATCTGCGCTGACAAGATGAACAGCATTAACATTAACCAGGGAAG TATAAAGTTCAATGTGGCACAAGGAAAAGAAGGGATCATAGATTTTACATCTGGCTCAGAGTTGCTGATAGCCAAGGCTAAGAATGGACACCTTTCTGTG ACTGCCCCTCGCCTCAACTCAAGATGA